In Centroberyx gerrardi isolate f3 chromosome 11, fCenGer3.hap1.cur.20231027, whole genome shotgun sequence, the following are encoded in one genomic region:
- the LOC139913113 gene encoding uncharacterized protein LOC139913113 — translation MPPLPLDERIVVIQRPKNLALCGGSPQTIPQNPNQISTSSNGQVAHPPHLHPSQCHPYSPSCNSLSLECKRRSSRLQKFKGEPAVVPAGVRHVPSHCHSNGTVTLGPRLPSHTHTIDIKVSVDKGVKGGGFSNSLRHSGSVKGGRGKRVSLHLDPGQGEKKTGTAGRPGGAEHNSQRSQLSASPGGILQFVPAQPQQYRSRKEKEKEKAGVASSFLHKSEQEVPCVGGKKNSKLGTVHQNHNPHSLSYHHSSVPVPHAAILNSSYPSPPPSHPAHAPAPAPFQQLSQPRPSRSRDHRPHILHGLPLSPCSSHAGGFPSPDHTCTIDFTHPFSCGCWKLVRCRGCRGRSASCQGGGGSPSSSFSCVHNVGAVNRGGKTMGLKTLGGCLSTASTSNTSSSNSTASDCRASLFKPLSCPSCSGEAGNFESPAILRKKLVGGCLPCAPLSSSAPLRALQSCVTGCNPKASQTGSSTCSYCSSDPIVVTFNPRRGKPPGRGVGAAHQMGVFQSDDDDYSVRTIWPEELAKKMTHSKAQKNHCAGMGVGVGKTCMSKGQNGSNGAGLVLLDCQNLREFTQSQLTDHAGRRRLQQGKMAALDFLGSGSGFGRDDGRNSLKRLLNKAGDAAMGDAAEQDGDAAYPHSPSPRSASPQSPISFSPPPSAPGTLIKPKPRQRDREGGHSLPSAQSLHLVLNSLNREQDEENSRVHLSLPLSSSLPASLSDESVMTPDAENAVVSPILPFLFLGNERDAQDLDLLLRLNIGYVVNVTTHLPLYHLNSGLVRYKRLPATDNSKQNLRQYFEEVFEFIEEAHQSGQGVLVHCQAGVSRSATIVIAYLMKHTLMTMTDAYKYVRSRRPVVSPNLNFMGQLLEFERDLNSGVTPRILMPKLSGLETQVMKGDTPVNSTMSVGQARKLVEQLKIEASFCRIKVSKAAADLMAYCDAHACDDPLITPVPTSENPFREKKFFCALL, via the exons atgcctcccctccctcttgaCGAGCGCATAGTGGTTATTCAGCGCCCTAAAAACTTGGCCCTGTGTGGGGGCTCCCCACAAACCATCCCACAGAACCCCAATCAGATATCAACCTCCTCAAATGGACAAGTTGCCCACCCTCCTCATCTCCACCCCTCCCAGTGCCACCCCTATTCCCCCTCCTGTAACTCTCTGAGTCTGGAATGCAAGCGCCGATCTTCCCGCCTGCAGAAGTTCAAGGGCGAGCCGGCTGTCGTCCCAGCGGGCGTCAGACACGTCCCTAGCCACTGCCACAGCAACGGCACAGTGACTCTCGGGCCGCGGCTgccctcccacacacatactatTGACATCAAAGTGTCAGTGGACAAAGGAGTAAAAGGAGGAGGATTCAGCAACTCGTTGAGGCACAGCGGAAGTGTCAAAGGTGGCAGAGGGAAGCGCGTCTCTTTGCATTTGGACCCGGGACAAGGTGAGAAAAAAACTGGCACCGCGGGGAGGCCGGGTGGAGCCGAACACAACTCACAGAGGAGTCAGCTGTCAGCTTCCCCCGGAGGGATCCTACAGTTTGTCCCCGCCCAGCCGCAGCAGTACAGGTccaggaaagagaaggagaaggaaaaagcTGGCGTCGCCTCGAGTTTCCTGCACAAAAGCGAGCAGGAGGTTCCCTGTGTGGGCGGTAAGAAGAATTCCAAACTGGGAACTGTCCATCAAAACCATAATCCTCACAGCCTGTCCTACCACCACAGCTCAGTCCCCGTGCCCCATGCCGCCATCCTAAACTCCAGCTACCCctcgccccctccctcccaccccgcccatgccccggccccggccccgttCCAGCAGCTCAGCCAGCCTCGCCCGTCCCGCAGCAGGGATCACCGCCCTCACATCCTTCATGGTCTACCCCTCTCGCCCTGCTCCTCCCACGCCGGAGGCTTCCCCAGCCCAGACCACACCTGCACCATAGATTTCACGCACCCCTTCAGTTGCGGCTGCTGGAAGCTGGTGAGATGCAGAGGGTGTAGGGGGCGTTCTGCCAGCTGCCAGGGTGGCGGAGGAAGTCCGTCCTCCTCGTTTTCCTGCGTTCACAATGTCGGAGCGGTGAACAGAGGAGGCAAAACGATGGGCCTGAAAACTCTGGGCGGGTGTCTCTccaccgcctccacctccaacaCCTCGTCCTCCAACAGCACTGCGTCCGACTGCCGAGCGAGCCTGTTCAAACCCCTCAGCTGCCCCTCCTGCTCCGGCGAGGCCGGCAACTTTGAGAGTCCCGCCATCCTTCGTAAAAAGCTGGTGGGGGGATGCCTGCCTTGCGCCCCGCTGTCCTCCTCCGCCCCTCTCCGAGCGTTGCAGAGCTGCGTGACCGGCTGCAACCCCAAAGCCAGTCAGACCGGCAGCTCTACCTGCAGCTACTGCAGCAGCGACCCCATAGTGGTGACTTTTAACCCACGCCGAGGCAAGCCCCCGGGGAGAGGCGTCGGAGCGGCTCACCAAATGGGTGTGTTCCAGTCCGATGACGACGACTACAGTGTGCGTACTATCTGGCCCGAGGAGCTGGCCAAAAAGATGACCCATTCTAAAGCCCAAAAGAATCACTGTGCCGGGATGGGAGTCGGAGTGGGGAAAACCTGCATGAGCAAGGGCCAAAACGGTAGCAACGGAGCGGGTCTCGTCCTCCTGGACTGTCAAAACCTCCGGGAGTTCACGCAGTCTCAGCTAACAGACCACGCAGGCCGACGCCGGCTTCAGCAAGGCAAGATGGCCGCCCTTGATTTTCTCGGTTCCGGGTCGGGGTTCGGGCGCGACGACGGCCGAAACTCCCTGAAGAGGCTCCTGAATAAAGCCGGAGATGCAGCCATGGGGGACGCTGCAGAGCAAGATGGAGATGCAGCATATCCTCACTCCCCCTCGCCCCGCTCCGCCTCGCCCCAGTCACCTATTTCCTTTTCGCCGCCGCCGTCCGCCCCCGGCACGCTCatcaaacccaaacccaggcagagagacagggagggaggccATTCTCTCCCGTCCGCTCAGTCGCTTCACCTGGTCCTAAACTCACTCAACAGAGAGCAAGATGAGGAGAACAGCAGAG TTCACCTTTCGTTGCCGCTTTCCTCTTCGCTGCCGGCGTCTCTGTCCGACGAGAGCGTGATGACTCCTGACGCGGAGAACGCTGTGGTCAGTCCCATCCTGCCCTTCCTGTTTCTGGGGAACGAGCGAGACGCCCAGGACCTGGACCTGCTGCTGCGCCTCAACATCGGCTACGTGGTCAACGTGACCACGCACCTGCCGCTCTACCACCTCAACTCCGGACTGGTGCGCTACAAGCGGCTGCCCGCCACCGACAACAGCAAGCAGAACCTACGCCAGTATTTTGAGGAGGTGTTTGAGTTCATTG AGGAGGCACATCAGAGTGGACAGGGAGTGTTGGTGCACTGCCAGGCAGGCGTGTCCCGTTCTGCCACCATCGTCATCGCCTACCTTATGAAGCACACCCTCATGACCATGACAGATGCCTACAAATACGTGCGGAGCCGTCGCCCTGTGGTGTCTCCGAACCTCAACTTCATGGGCCAGCTGCTGGAGTTTGAGAGGGACCTCAATTCTGGCGTCACTCCTCGTATCCTGATGCCTAAACTTAGCGGCCTGGAGACGCAGGT GATGAAAGGAGACACCCCAGTGAATAGCACCATGAGCGTCGGCCAAGCTAGGAAGCTGGTGGAGCAGCTGAAGATAGAAGCCAGTTTCTGCAGGATAAAG